The genomic DNA GTATTTTCCTTAaatttgagcccaaaagaaccattcgatcacttggaatcctacggacagtgataaaattcacaaaacattgcaccgagtgccacaatgggccagcagaGATAATCAAGGTTTCAGCACAGTAAATctaaaggtatttatactaaatatcactaaaaataatttcaaatgatttactttaattttgtcatttttactcataattattttttttttaggatttaaaggtgttgtgcccccttaagtaatggaaatatttttcgatttttttaattctgacAATTATTTGTAAAGAGAGTAGTAATTTTCCTACGTTGACTCGATCCCTCAGTGGATATTTAACAATAGAATGATGTTGGCTCTATCGATCTTCCCAAAGCAATTTGTACGTaaggaaggagagaaaaaacaggGTTTTTCTATATTCTTCCTTCGACGTTTCGGTGGAGAATGCCACCCTCATCAGGAAActgtttattttatattaatatatatatatatatatatatatatatatatatatatatatatatatatatatatatatatatatatatatatatatatatatatatatatatacatgataCCACGGTATTAGTTTATAACAATAGCAAGTAATTAAGATACACTTATAGTATTAGTTGTCGATAGCCGGTATTTAAAAGTATTGAAAAGtattgtcaaaatcaaattgcgCCTCTCAGGAAAGTGCTAAGtacctaatttttttttttaatgaaggtTCTACTTCTCAGATATAGGGAACAATATCAGAATATTATTTTCTGATGATGTCGAGCCGGGGCACCTATGAAAAGtacgaaattttaagaaaacgatattttaattacttgttaatgcattaatatgccataaaaatgcattttaaaataattgggaaTTTTTGAGACATatcatatactattttttaaattaatgaatgattttttttacctacataacctaaaaattcatctatttCGACCTATTGTGCTAAGAAACGTGAATCCgggacttaaaattatcataaatcacggacctctaatttgattagcttcgaatattatattctaataatacggcactatataaacaagaaaacgTGTTACTTTAAAGTATTCTAATCTACaggaattttaaatctgagaagtttcattctgtagcatgaaagatttcaaagttaacacacataaaattgttgataaaataaaatattattattctcactACATATAGCGTAcataaattgttttatatatatatatatatatatatatatatatatatatatatatatatatatatatatatatatatatgtgtatagaaTGAAAGCTTCCGGGCCGAATCCTGGTTCGAAATGCAATCTTCTGGGCTTTTTGTTAGTTTCTGGGACGTCCCAGAAAAATTTTATCTGGAACGCAATATTCAGGGATCCCagaaatatttataagtaATTATGCAGGATCCCGGAAATATTTTGCATCATAATACGGGATCCCGGAAATATTTTGCATCATAATGCGGGATCCCGGAAACATTTTGCGTCATAATGCAGGATCCCAGAAAATGTTCTATACATATTATGTGGGATCCTCGAAaagtaattttgttattttctaGGCTCCGATAACAGTTTCCGGGATAAAGAagcccatatatatatatatatatatttatatattatatgggCTTCTTTATCCCGGATATTATAGCTGAAATTTTCTGTGTAAAAAGTTTGATTGTCTATAGACATATACGCAAGTCTTCGTTGGATTTACGTACTCCCGCCTTTTTGGTCTTGATCAtagttttctttcttcttgACCAAACTACGGCGACTAACGGATTACAGGTatgtgtttatttataataatatacattattatttaaataataaaaaaatctatttagTTTCTGTcatgttttaaatattttatgccTGATATGTATATAAAGTATAGTACTATATATACAGTACTATATATAGATTATTAGATTATCGTGCTAAAACAGTATTAGTATATTACttttattgaatatttatattacaattagaTATTGTTCTTGTAGACTACATTTTTACACTATTGAGAGTAAAAAATGGATGGTCCAAACCCTGAAGAGGAAATCGAAGAATTCGATCCTAACGATTATCAATCATTTGATTTAATTATTGACCATAACTCTGAAAAGGATGATAACATCAAATTTTACCTAAATGAGAATCAGTTATTTGACAATGAATCGttcaaacaaaatattttactcgatGCTACAGATGATGAAAAAGACACTAATAATAATGCAGATTTATATACGTCAGACTTTGAGGAACTAGACTCCGAAAGTATTATTGGTTCAGCgtactatgaaaaaataaatgatgataatgataaaaCAGTAGTTGAAAATACTTTCATCGTTGGTGAGTACATCTataatatagaaaatataataaggtATAaggcatgattattatttaattttttattgcttacaCCTCAAGTTTGATCTTGCCTGTGTTCTAATATACGtaaacttaattaaaaaaattaaacatttatagctgcatataaaattcattgACAGATCTTTtttagtataaaaaatatataataagatATGTCatgatatttatttaactttttaaccTTCCCATGTTCTACTATAAATATAACTTAATAATATAAAGAGCCTGTgttctaattaaaaaaatataatgttaatagctgcatcaaaataaattcaacCGTACTAAATTATAGCTGCATTTAAAATTTATCGACACTAGTCCAATTAATAGTACAGTATactcaaacaaataatttgaatgcttgtataaaagtattattaaaacCTGTAATTAACgaagtattattaaatatggCCTAGTGTATTGTACTAAATATATTACAAGCCTAATGCGCCTTAAATTTAACATTGCCCGTGTTCTAATACAAGTAACcatgattaaaataatataaaattgatagttgcatacaaaataatttaaccgTACTAAATGATAgctgtatttaaaatttattttacatttatattgtacaatagtacaatataattaaacaaacaaataatttcaatgCTCGTCTATAAGTATTATTGAATCTTGTAACGAACAAAGTTATCAAATCTGTTCCAGTGCTGTACGTTATATATTACAAACCTTAAATAACTGATATTGTATTGAACAAATATACTGTTGATTATTCTGTATTCtgtcaaaatattttcaatgatttgaaaaattcaatagcaatattatacattattattattttctacataaaataaaagttcttGAATATGGCCCAATGTTGTACGCAATATATTATCTGTTTATGACATTATTATAGGTGTacaatatatgtgtatatatatcattgggccatttttatttaatatatttacttTGTTAAAGAAGCTACATATTCGtcttaaatattaataaaaatttctatGCGGAATACATTGTTGCTGGAAACACGATTGATCCCATCAAACTCTATATGTTGAAAGTAATAACTAACTCGTTTATactatattcattttttaataaacaataactTTATTGATAATTCTCGAGCTGGATTAAACGTTGATTTAGAATTTCATCCAACAAATCTTTAATTGGAACCTTGTcgcataaaatttattaattacaatCTTATTGCTTAAAATTCTTAGTTATGAACATCCCACGTTAATATGTAAGTTTCATCCTGATTTTAGTATAACCTCAAACCTGAGAACTCAAAGTTATGACTTGATATCCAAGTAATTAGGCTGACTTTGGGTAATTTGTGACATCCTCGGAGCTTTAAAATGTAGAGctttaaaatgtatataaaaacCTCGATCCTCAGAGCTCATAGAGTATATAGATTGATGTGTCAAAGTAACTgagaatttttataattgacCTGTCAGATTCTGTAATTAACCTGAGACTTCATTTAAATATATCAgtttatagcactgcgtgacTTAAACCCGCATTTAAGACACGCTTATCCGTGACTTAAACAGCTCATTATTTCACTGTGAAATAATGAATTTACCTAAGTTACAGTCCCGCAGTAAGATACAGCAAAGAGTAAAATCACTCGAATTATATGTTTCTAATCATgagaataaaaaaggaaagtaGAAAATCATGATAAATATCCTCAAAAAGCATTCGAAATTAAAAACCTCCTTATTATCATTTCAATATTTCTAGGTTAGTATTAACTGTTTCAAGTTGTCTACCCTGCATCCCGAGATGCATGCGACTTTTTTTTGGGAGGGAAATTCAAACTTGATTgtttattaaattcaaatttcatcttttttttaaacttttattcTCATTTTTTTCTGCGTGCATAACAGTTTTGTTTGGCAAAAACTGTTGTCATTAGTTATTATCAGTTATTATCTGTTAtattcattattatatttatttaagaaatgtaatattttgtatatgAAGATAACTGGGAAAAACTGTATAAAACTGAACTGATTCCATGCATAATTCGTACTTTTGGCTAGGTGGCTGTCCCTTGGTATGAATACAATAAAACGTTTGGATCAGTAGGTACGCACATACAGATTTCGCGTCCAACACACCAAacttttttaagatttttttcaGCGTACTCGGATTGATGATCAAACATCGTTTTCTCAGCACGCGTTCAATCTGCATATTTATAAATCGCATCATTAACTTAAACGTGTTTTTCAGACAATCTATCACTAGTGTTTTTAGCACTTCACTATTCCTCATAATTAAGTGGACAACTTTTTCTAAAACAGATTCAGGTACCTTCCCCAGATGAAATGgcaagcaaaaaaatttatccaCGTTTTTCAACTTCACGCTGGTCACACGATCGATCTGAATCATGTCTTGAAGTGCACGAGCTCCGACATATCCCAAACAATCATGCCATGTTTTTAAATCAGCCCGCGTTGACATGTCGATTTGCGATGTTTCTTTCGGTGACACCACGCGGACGAGCATTCGATAAATCGCGTTACCTTGATTTATACGCCGATAATAACCACAGCTTCGTCCTTCAACGATACTGTCACATGTTCATTGTCAATTCCAATAAAACAGCCTTTTTCCGCACACGCACCCATAGAAAGCAAATTTTCTTCATCTCTAGAACATTCTCCGAGAGGATAGGTCAATCTCTCTTTAAAAGCTAGTCGTAAAAGCATTCGAGTTTCTTGTTAAGGTGCACGAGCAGTGTCGTATGTTACCGTGAGCAGCTCTGGTTCTCCTCGATTGTTCGCTCTGGCGAAACTCTCTGCTAGATAGCGTAATCTGGACGTATCCGAACTTTCTTCATCTTTATCCCTACAAAGTCTGATGTGAAGAGATGCCGATACTGACGCCAGCGAGTGAAAACTTCGATAATCTCATGCttattctttcttcttcttttccatTTTGTTGGACAGCCGTGACATAAAGGTACTGTATAGATAGGTGAGAGTATTCCCTGTTAGTTTCAACACAGTGTAGTGAGGTTGATAGAAGACGGCGAAGTCATCTGCAAGGTGGTTGTGCATTCTTCATATATCTCAACTTTTCGTAGACCTCCAGTTGCCGTAGAACACATTTGCTATCGTGAAAAGTCACTTTAATCTGGAATATTAagtgatttgatgtaatttttaaagaagttaGTCAGATAATAGTACACAATAAAGCTGTTAACTCTGTTATCAGCTATCAACTGGTCTTTCTAAATTTTGTATCTATTATTTAAGGCCTATTTAATTGATCTGTCTACATATGAAGATGTGCAGTACCGGATTATCAAGACGTTATTGGTTTGTCtctgtttgaaaatataacgAGGCAGCTGAGGACGGATTCTTAATAATCGATAGTGGTTCTTGTTACTCGCCGTCCTAGCGAGTCGTCTGAAACACTCAGCTGCCCCTTGATTTGCGCTGGCTAGCGCAGCTAATTGCAAGCGCGGCTCGCTCGTGCCCTCGAAGGGGTCAGGGTACCCTACGAATCAAAGCGCAAGAGAGAAGGCAAAAGATCAACAAACACAACAATAAGAAATACTTGGTGAAAATCGGGTACTTTCACAGTCTATTCTTAATCAAGCGAATCAGTTCCGCGGTAGTCGCTACTCTAATGAGTAGTGGCACGAATCGTAATCGATGATCCTCTTTCGAGGTGTCTGGCAAGATTGCGAGATGTCAAAACACAATACAGAAAATGGTGGACAATACAAAATCGCACGAGCACCCACAAAAAATTCGCACGCGCTAAGTTACCCCTCGTTTTTTTTGCTAGTCTAAGGTACTATGCCGCTGCCTGCCACCGCGCTCGCCGCTTTGTGCAACCGTCGTCTGCGACTCTTACGCAGTCGACAGCTATACAAGCCCCTTTGCGTGCATCAGCGAATCCACGAAGCTCCAATAGACTTGACGAGGTGGCACGAATCCACCATGGAAGTCGGATTCGAGGTACAGGGATCAGACCGAGGAGAAAGTTTAGCCATCTGGCATTGAGGGATTACTGCAACACATCGTCCCTTTTCAACCGGTCGCGCCACATCTTCTGCAACAGAATTTTGGTAGAGACGAGAACCACCGTCGAGAACTTGCAGGTGACTGGAAGACCCGCAAGTTTCTAAGCTGTCGAGCCATAGGGTCGTTATCAGCTCAATAGAGAATTATGTGGATGTAAGTTAAGCTCAATAGGACTTGTGCTGCTCTCAAAAATCATCATCTTCATTATAAGCTAACTATCTTAGGACTCTGAGCACGAACAACGGGGCGCAGCTGACTCTGTATGTTATACTAATATAGTAAGTAGCTGGTAATGTCTTCATAACCATCAGGCTCTACCCATAAAATACGTTGTAGACCAACTGCCTTGGGATCTACAAGGATCTTTAGTGACCCAACAGCACGCACGACATATCTCCTGAAACATCTCCTTTGCAACCCTCTTTGAACTAGCGCTTACAATCGACGTTGACGGCAGAAGATGTGCGGGTGCTGCTCACGTCTTCCAGACACCAACAGCGCTGTAACAGCTAGGCAAGAGGTCTTGTGGCACTGAGCTCGCAACTATTATGACATCTTCATACTTCGATTTAAAGTCGCCGTAGACTAGCCAGTCAAAAGAGCTGTTTTCAGCAGTAGGTGTTCTTGGTGTATGTTTTGGAACCTAGCACGAGATCAATATCACCTGGAGTAGTGAAGGAAGGATCAGCCAACCTGATATTGTCGAGATGATGCCAGTGGTCATGCTTCAGAAGGCCCCTCGGTGTAGTTAGAGCCAGGCTGGGCAACAACAGGGCGGTAATCGTTAAAGTTCGAGCCTCTTTATCCGTGAGGAAGAAGTAATATGAAGGTTGAACTTGTAACGGTGTCAAAGATGCAACTACTGATGCGACCAAATAACTTTGGATCCTAAATCAACTAAGGCACGAGCTTGAACCAGCCAGCCATCACGTCGTCATATTAAAACCAAACCGGACGTGAAGAGAGCTAGTCAATCTGATGAATTGGCAACATTTTGTGGGAAAGTCTCAGTATCTAGAGATGAGATGCTGAAACGCTCTTTTCAAAGCGCTCGCTATGTAGCAAGCTGCGTTGATGCTGATTACATTCTCGGCAATTGTACAGAGATGGAAAGTTGCTCGTTGAGTATCCCACTGCAAGTCAGTTAAGACCCGATGTTGATCATCACAGACTGGTCACTTGATTTCAGCACTGGCCATGGTGAGGACTTTTCAGCTCCGTGCCTATATCGAAACGCCTTTGGAGCCTGCGTTTCGGCGACCTTCCATTCTCTTCGCAGCAAAAAAGACGAACTACTGATCCCAATATTTAACAGCTGCTTCAACAACCAAGTTTTGACCCATCAGGTTAACCCTCCACTAAGGATGATCCTGGCCGGCAGCATTAACTCAAGCAGAGGCTTTCCTTACTAGATTCTATGGGTATAACCTGTTACCGAGGTTGCTTCCGGGTCGCGGATGCTATCACAATCTGCCACTCAGAATGCCGATCTGGACCCAGAACTTGCACTTTTATCGCTTATTATCCTGTAATTTTCCTACCTTTATTATGAAATTTTGTAAGACAGTGTCGCACGattcaaaatgcgcaactTCCCATTCACTCTAGATACATAACAAAGGGCCTTTACCTGCACTTGTCAAAAAAGCATAGTGTGTAACATGAAGGGGGGGGGAGGGGTAAGGCACAATTTCTGTAGCTCGGGTTAGTTTTAAGCAGGAAATGGAGTCGAGATCGCCCTTGCAAGAAATAGCCCTTCACCCTAGCTGCATAGTTCCtatctgtttttctttttttccattttattGCATGTTGTCATTTTAAAGTATTAACTTCGAACGTGATTTAatttatacatacaaatttataaattgataaacattgaatataattaatttttataggTTGTAACGAAAATGAAGTTGAAGATTCAGCAAACTCCGATGAAACTTGCAAATATCTCAACTCAGAGCAAGACCGTCTTCAtggtaattatttttattttaagcatGCTACTATAGGAGGATCAGAACTTATGACAGAACAAAATAAAGTTCGcgacaaaaaaccattttcaattaattagtTCATAGTTTTTtccaatttaaaatattgttacaaaaataaatcaagttaAATGACGTAACACTAGTACAGTATACTTTCAAGATATCATGTACAATGTAAAATCTTTATagaataaatacaaatttctaaatttgaaaaattttcaattgattgcGAACTTTGGTAACGACTGAAAAACTAAGCCGTTCACTGAGATATTGTTATTGAAAAGCGTTGACTGAAATTTGTTTATGGAAGTATATGAACGGTCCTCGTAAGTTCTGACCTTCcctaaaaagaataaatatttatatacatatatttcaTGAGTAATTTcgaaacatgattttttttatatagagcACAGTAATGATTCgtcacaaataaataattggaATGTAGAATCTTGCAATAATTCACCAGAAATTTGCAGAGTTAATGAGCATTCTAGCTTTAATTTGAGTGGCAAATTCAGCCATCATTCAAATGAAATATCTAGACTGGACCAATCAAagttagaattatttttatcaaattcaaATCGAAGTGACTGTTCAGATGAAGAAAATGcaggtaataataaatattcgtaTGTTATAATAACATAATCCTACCATTGACAAACCTTGCAAATATACTCTAAACGACATTCTTTAAATCTATCTATTCAATCATCATACCGTAGCTCCTAATAAAGACTAACACACACTGCAGATTGAGTAATAGAATCTCTAATTCCATTGCACACCCAAAtcattatatattaatatacacATCTCAcacataaacttataaaataataactttttatctacatatccatatttttttttcatttttcagatgAATATTTGACGAATATAAAAAGCGATTTTGCGTTACCTCcaatcaaaaaaagaaaatttgaacGGGCATCAATGATACCTGAAGATGATCCGAATTCCTCGGGATCTGAATACCAACCATCCAATGAAGATTACTTAGATGACTCAGATAGTGACTTGACCGACTTTAATGcagaatttgaaaaatcgaagaaatccCATAAGACGGAACGTCTTACGAAAAGAAAAGTAGTTTCAAAAGTCAATAACTCAAGGGTTCATAAACCAATATCATTTGAATCAAATGAATTAAATTCAGATGTGGATGTACCGTCAAAAATAGAGGCTCCTCATACCGAAACAAAAAAACCtgcaaagcgaaaaaaatttttatttgaactATATTCTACCACAAACCGAGTAtctgagaaagaaaaagaaataaatataaataattgtgAACCAACTACGACTGATTTACCTCAAACTAATTCtgaatataaagaaaaagaaaatgaagaacAAAATGATCAAAATGAAAGTAATAGAGGATGTGAAACATCTACAGTTAATTTTCGTTCATCTACATTTGTCGAAAACACAACAAATGTTCCGCCACCTAACAAGAATGTTAATTCATTAAAGCGTAAACGCAACACCATCGAAGACTTAGATTTTCCTACACAAACAATAGGTTTTTCCGATGAAGGTGGaactttttattacaaactAAATTGCTGTTGTTTTTGTCATAGCCTAGAATTGAGAGTGGATCGACATTATAAAACCCACCACCCTGAAGAGCAAGAAGtgcaatttttaattcattgcAAATCCGCTGCAGAAAGAAGAGTTAAGTATAAAGAGCTGCGTTTACGTGGGAATGATTATTACAATAATGACAGAACAATTAATCCTAAAGGAATAATCATTTGCTcgcggagaatttctcgtccAAAAATGATTGAGAAACAGAAATTGTTACAAACAGAATCTCAGAGCAATGAAGAAGTTTCCACAGATAATATACCTGCAAAGCAAGAGAATACAATGAAGAGCTCTATTACAACTACAACTGATATGACTGCATCTTCAATATCAGGAGTATTCAAATTGAAATGCGCTGTTTGTAATATATGGGTTGTACCTCAAAATTTGCGAAATCATTATAGATCAGCTCATTATACTATGGGAGATCGTAATTCTAAGCAAATTTTAAAGGAAGCAAAACGTTGCATGTTAGCCGTGCACCCAAAAACAGACCCACGAGTGAAAGAtcatatttttgcaaaaataagaGATCCTGTAGTTTCAGCTTTAGTGAGGCAAGACATTcttattgttttatttgctAACAAATTCGCAGATAAATTTTCGAATACTAAACAACTTGATATGGTCAGAGGTTACGTTCGTCTTATTGCGAAATTCATGTTGGAGATGAAAAACTTGTGCCCCGAATTAGAAGATTTTAAAATGGTCTTTAGACCTCAATATTGGGATAGTGTTATTGAAGCCATGAGAAAAGTTAGTGATTATGATGCAGCAACTCAACGTTTTGGCATAACATATAATGCTGAAACATTACCTCTTCTTTTTCgcaaatgttttaaaattttacgacACTTCTTCGTTACTGTCAAAGATACTGaaaacattcaaaatttgaatgattttATAGCCATCTTTGACGACGATATTCAGAATGCAATACTTATCAAGGCATACCTCTCAAGAAAAGAATTGAATCGTCATACGAATGATAAACCACTGCCACCATCTAACGACATAGTTATCTTCAGAGAATTCTTGAATGTACTTAGGGAACAGACCTTAGATAAAGTAAAGGAAACTAACGTGATGACCTATGAACAATATTATATACTCACAGTGTGCGTTGCATTGCTCATCGAAAGTTTCAATCGTCGACGCAACGGGGAAGTTGCTAGAGTCCTTTTAAAAGATTTTGAATCTATTAAACAAGCAGACGAAAATTGTGAGTTCTTTAAACAGTTGACTGAGGAAGAGAAGGAGGAACGTTTAGCATTCTACAGAATGGATATTTTGGGAAAACGATACGATGGTAAAGGATCTTTGTACATGGATAATTTAGATTAtgattgtttaaaattattggTAAAACATAGGAAgtcatttaatatttcttcGACTAATGCTTatttatttgccataaaaaaTGGACGAGATAATGTAGAGAGATATGTAGATTTGTACGATTCAATGTGCCGGTTCACAAAAAAATGCAATGATGAATATAAACCAATTAATCACAAAGCAATACGTGCTACTGCACTGCGTAAGCATGCAGCCACTGTAAATGGTGTAATAGATGATGGGAAGAACACTCAAATGTGTGCAGAGCTCTTAGGACACTCTGAACAAATGcagaaatcaaaatacaagAGGGTCGTCGATAAACAAGATGTTGCGAATGTCAATTTCCTTAAAAGGATCAACAGCACAAACTACGAATCACCCATTAGAAATAAACATCAATCTCAAAAACCCCCGCTACCATCCCTGGATAGTTCCAACGATGATGTACAGGAATCAATCGTTTCAGGTGA from Nasonia vitripennis strain AsymCx unplaced genomic scaffold, Nvit_psr_1.1 unplaced0244, whole genome shotgun sequence includes the following:
- the LOC107981611 gene encoding uncharacterized protein LOC107981611 isoform X1; translated protein: MIMDTKKLYLKVAAFSTDLGSVFLLLLQITIIIKINSVRAISDEVFLTDALGPEFLLPVQNQTAAIGREATFTCSVSNIGKYKVGWLRASDKMIISVHTRTVIQNERFSVKYEPVNSTKTSKAKQVNAINPGINDNSNGTWRLMIRQLKESDRGCYMCQINTSPMISQLGCLDILVSPDILNNETSADMSVVEGEDTMLLCRATGRPTPRISWKREDGHPIILKSLLQNGLSFTRVATYNGSKLNLYRIDRKQMGTYLCIASNDVHPAVSKRVTLSVNCCNENEVEDSANSDETCKYLNSEQDRLHEHSNDSSQINNWNVESCNNSPEICRVNEHSSFNLSGKFSHHSNEISRLDQSKLELFLSNSNRSDCSDEENADEYLTNIKSDFALPPIKKRKFERASMIPEDDPNSSGSEYQPSNEDYLDDSDSDLTDFNAEFEKSKKSHKTERLTKRKVVSKVNNSRVHKPISFESNELNSDVDVPSKIEAPHTETKKPAKRKKFLFELYSTTNRVSEKEKEININNCEPTTTDLPQTNSEYKEKENEEQNDQNESNRGCETSTVNFRSSTFVENTTNVPPPNKNVNSLKRKRNTIEDLDFPTQTIGFSDEGGTFYYKLNCCCFCHSLELRVDRHYKTHHPEEQEVQFLIHCKSAAERRVKYKELRLRGNDYYNNDRTINPKGIIICSRRISRPKMIEKQKLLQTESQSNEEVSTDNIPAKQENTMKSSITTTTDMTASSISGVFKLKCAVCNIWVVPQNLRNHYRSAHYTMGDRNSKQILKEAKRCMLAVHPKTDPRVKDHIFAKIRDPVVSALVRQDILIVLFANKFADKFSNTKQLDMVRGYVRLIAKFMLEMKNLCPELEDFKMVFRPQYWDSVIEAMRKVSDYDAATQRFGITYNAETLPLLFRKCFKILRHFFVTVKDTENIQNLNDFIAIFDDDIQNAILIKAYLSRKELNRHTNDKPLPPSNDIVIFREFLNVLREQTLDKVKETNVMTYEQYYILTVCVALLIESFNRRRNGEVARVLLKDFESIKQADENCEFFKQLTEEEKEERLAFYRMDILGKRYDGKGSLYMDNLDYDCLKLLVKHRKSFNISSTNAYLFAIKNGRDNVERYVDLYDSMCRFTKKCNDEYKPINHKAIRATALRKHAATVNGVIDDGKNTQMCAELLGHSEQMQKSKYKRVVDKQDVANVNFLKRINSTNYESPIRNKHQSQKPPLPSLDSSNDDVQESIVSDRKTGAWDHDECAAFREVFKPHLSSRRTPSSPEIRQARSSNRYLGQRSLAQISARFYNIYAGKLKKF
- the LOC107981611 gene encoding uncharacterized protein LOC107981611 isoform X4, which encodes MSVVEGEDTMLLCRATGRPTPRISWKREDGHPIILKSLLQNGLSFTRVATYNGSKLNLYRIDRKQMGTYLCIASNDVHPAVSKRVTLSVNCCNENEVEDSANSDETCKYLNSEQDRLHEHSNDSSQINNWNVESCNNSPEICRVNEHSSFNLSGKFSHHSNEISRLDQSKLELFLSNSNRSDCSDEENADEYLTNIKSDFALPPIKKRKFERASMIPEDDPNSSGSEYQPSNEDYLDDSDSDLTDFNAEFEKSKKSHKTERLTKRKVVSKVNNSRVHKPISFESNELNSDVDVPSKIEAPHTETKKPAKRKKFLFELYSTTNRVSEKEKEININNCEPTTTDLPQTNSEYKEKENEEQNDQNESNRGCETSTVNFRSSTFVENTTNVPPPNKNVNSLKRKRNTIEDLDFPTQTIGFSDEGGTFYYKLNCCCFCHSLELRVDRHYKTHHPEEQEVQFLIHCKSAAERRVKYKELRLRGNDYYNNDRTINPKGIIICSRRISRPKMIEKQKLLQTESQSNEEVSTDNIPAKQENTMKSSITTTTDMTASSISGVFKLKCAVCNIWVVPQNLRNHYRSAHYTMGDRNSKQILKEAKRCMLAVHPKTDPRVKDHIFAKIRDPVVSALVRQDILIVLFANKFADKFSNTKQLDMVRGYVRLIAKFMLEMKNLCPELEDFKMVFRPQYWDSVIEAMRKVSDYDAATQRFGITYNAETLPLLFRKCFKILRHFFVTVKDTENIQNLNDFIAIFDDDIQNAILIKAYLSRKELNRHTNDKPLPPSNDIVIFREFLNVLREQTLDKVKETNVMTYEQYYILTVCVALLIESFNRRRNGEVARVLLKDFESIKQADENCEFFKQLTEEEKEERLAFYRMDILGKRYDGKGSLYMDNLDYDCLKLLVKHRKSFNISSTNAYLFAIKNGRDNVERYVDLYDSMCRFTKKCNDEYKPINHKAIRATALRKHAATVNGVIDDGKNTQMCAELLGHSEQMQKSKYKRVVDKQDVANVNFLKRINSTNYESPIRNKHQSQKPPLPSLDSSNDDVQESIVSDRKTGAWDHDECAAFREVFKPHLSSRRTPSSPEIRQARSSNRYLGQRSLAQISARFYNIYAGKLKKF
- the LOC107981611 gene encoding uncharacterized protein LOC107981611 isoform X3, which codes for MDGPNPEEEIEEFDPNDYQSFDLIIDHNSEKDDNIKFYLNENQLFDNESFKQNILLDATDDEKDTNNNADLYTSDFEELDSESIIGSAYYEKINDDNDKTVVENTFIVGCNENEVEDSANSDETCKYLNSEQDRLHEHSNDSSQINNWNVESCNNSPEICRVNEHSSFNLSGKFSHHSNEISRLDQSKLELFLSNSNRSDCSDEENADEYLTNIKSDFALPPIKKRKFERASMIPEDDPNSSGSEYQPSNEDYLDDSDSDLTDFNAEFEKSKKSHKTERLTKRKVVSKVNNSRVHKPISFESNELNSDVDVPSKIEAPHTETKKPAKRKKFLFELYSTTNRVSEKEKEININNCEPTTTDLPQTNSEYKEKENEEQNDQNESNRGCETSTVNFRSSTFVENTTNVPPPNKNVNSLKRKRNTIEDLDFPTQTIGFSDEGGTFYYKLNCCCFCHSLELRVDRHYKTHHPEEQEVQFLIHCKSAAERRVKYKELRLRGNDYYNNDRTINPKGIIICSRRISRPKMIEKQKLLQTESQSNEEVSTDNIPAKQENTMKSSITTTTDMTASSISGVFKLKCAVCNIWVVPQNLRNHYRSAHYTMGDRNSKQILKEAKRCMLAVHPKTDPRVKDHIFAKIRDPVVSALVRQDILIVLFANKFADKFSNTKQLDMVRGYVRLIAKFMLEMKNLCPELEDFKMVFRPQYWDSVIEAMRKVSDYDAATQRFGITYNAETLPLLFRKCFKILRHFFVTVKDTENIQNLNDFIAIFDDDIQNAILIKAYLSRKELNRHTNDKPLPPSNDIVIFREFLNVLREQTLDKVKETNVMTYEQYYILTVCVALLIESFNRRRNGEVARVLLKDFESIKQADENCEFFKQLTEEEKEERLAFYRMDILGKRYDGKGSLYMDNLDYDCLKLLVKHRKSFNISSTNAYLFAIKNGRDNVERYVDLYDSMCRFTKKCNDEYKPINHKAIRATALRKHAATVNGVIDDGKNTQMCAELLGHSEQMQKSKYKRVVDKQDVANVNFLKRINSTNYESPIRNKHQSQKPPLPSLDSSNDDVQESIVSDRKTGAWDHDECAAFREVFKPHLSSRRTPSSPEIRQARSSNRYLGQRSLAQISARFYNIYAGKLKKF